A window of the Polaribacter batillariae genome harbors these coding sequences:
- a CDS encoding DUF6095 family protein has translation MSTNVNLLGKGFKYLAILVFLFIASPIALTMSFKALKKFENTANESLSYIILPIAGILVIFTIYFAFKTFKILLKAIFNK, from the coding sequence ATGAGTACAAATGTAAATTTATTGGGCAAAGGTTTCAAATATTTAGCCATTCTTGTTTTTCTCTTTATTGCATCTCCAATTGCCTTAACAATGAGTTTTAAAGCTTTAAAAAAGTTTGAAAACACAGCTAATGAATCCCTTTCTTATATTATTTTACCAATTGCAGGAATTCTAGTAATTTTTACCATTTACTTCGCTTTTAAAACTTTTAAAATTTTACTAAAAGCTATTTTTAATAAGTAA
- the murQ gene encoding N-acetylmuramic acid 6-phosphate etherase has product MTFIKTTEQDSKYNHLEKMTVQELLFNINKEDKTVPLAVEKALPQIEKLTTQIVQKLKNGGRLFYIGAGTSGRLGILDASECPPTFGVSHELVVGLIAGGDMAIRKAVENAEDSKTQGWLDLKKHKISEKDVVVGIAASGTTPYVIAALKKCNENNIVTGCISCNKNSPLAEVSLFPIEVIVGAEFVTGSSRMKAGTAQKLVLNMLSTATMIQLGKVKGNKMIDMQLSNNKLVERGEKMLVKELNIDLITASKLLKKYGNVRNSIINYKK; this is encoded by the coding sequence ATGACATTTATAAAAACGACAGAGCAAGATTCCAAGTACAATCATTTAGAAAAAATGACGGTACAAGAATTACTTTTCAATATAAATAAAGAAGACAAAACGGTTCCTTTGGCTGTAGAAAAAGCGTTACCACAAATAGAAAAATTAACAACACAAATTGTTCAAAAACTAAAAAATGGTGGAAGGCTTTTTTATATTGGTGCTGGAACTTCTGGCAGATTGGGCATTTTAGATGCTTCTGAATGTCCGCCAACTTTTGGTGTTTCTCACGAATTGGTCGTGGGTTTAATTGCTGGTGGAGATATGGCCATTAGAAAAGCTGTAGAAAATGCAGAAGATTCTAAAACCCAAGGTTGGTTAGATTTAAAAAAACATAAAATTTCAGAAAAAGATGTTGTGGTTGGTATTGCTGCTTCTGGCACTACACCTTATGTAATTGCTGCTTTAAAAAAATGCAACGAAAATAACATCGTTACAGGTTGTATTAGCTGTAATAAAAACAGCCCTTTAGCAGAAGTTTCTCTATTTCCAATAGAGGTAATTGTAGGAGCTGAGTTTGTTACTGGAAGCTCTAGAATGAAAGCTGGAACCGCACAAAAATTGGTTTTAAACATGCTTTCAACAGCTACCATGATTCAACTTGGAAAGGTAAAAGGCAACAAAATGATAGACATGCAATTGTCTAACAACAAGTTAGTAGAAAGAGGCGAAAAAATGTTAGTTAAAGAATTAAATATAGACTTAATAACTGCTTCTAAACTTTTAAAAAAGTATGGAAATGTTAGAAATTCGATTATAAACTACAAAAAATGA
- a CDS encoding DUF4249 family protein, with protein MKNIKIIFVSLILLFANCEKVVDIDVPSIPPKLIIDASFEVFFNENPVVANTVVKLKLSADYFEETIPTVTNATVFLTNLSDNTVINFTDVNLDGSYEPTTSFIPEDNVVYELTVIHDSQTYKGKATKVKSTVINNVSQGDGTLFSGDEIELETSFTDDGTQENYYLFNFGFNNYVTIEDKYLNGSEYNFSYYINMEKVALPSTLVVTLSGVTKEYYTYFRILVDQSGQNAGGPFQSVPSSLLGNIINTTNEENFPLGYFHIGESDTFSLDLVAKN; from the coding sequence ATGAAAAATATAAAAATAATTTTTGTTTCTTTAATACTTCTTTTTGCCAACTGCGAAAAAGTAGTAGATATCGATGTGCCAAGCATTCCACCAAAATTAATTATCGATGCTTCTTTTGAAGTGTTTTTTAATGAAAATCCTGTGGTTGCAAATACCGTTGTTAAATTAAAATTGTCTGCAGATTATTTCGAGGAAACCATACCAACTGTAACCAATGCAACTGTATTTCTTACCAACTTAAGCGACAACACTGTTATTAATTTTACTGATGTAAATTTAGATGGCAGTTACGAACCAACTACAAGCTTTATTCCGGAAGATAATGTTGTGTACGAATTAACTGTAATTCACGACAGCCAAACCTACAAAGGTAAAGCTACAAAAGTAAAATCGACAGTGATAAACAACGTTAGTCAAGGAGATGGTACGCTTTTTTCTGGAGATGAAATAGAGTTAGAAACATCTTTTACAGATGATGGCACACAAGAAAATTACTATTTATTCAATTTTGGTTTTAACAACTATGTAACTATCGAAGACAAGTACTTAAATGGTTCTGAATACAATTTTTCTTACTATATAAATATGGAAAAAGTGGCATTACCTTCTACTCTAGTCGTTACACTTTCTGGTGTCACCAAAGAATATTACACCTATTTTAGAATTTTAGTGGACCAAAGTGGACAAAATGCTGGTGGTCCATTTCAATCTGTACCCTCTTCACTTTTAGGAAATATAATAAATACTACCAATGAAGAAAATTTTCCTCTAGGGTATTTTCATATTGGAGAATCAGATACTTTTTCTTTAGATTTAGTAGCAAAAAACTAA